The nucleotide sequence ATCTCCATTTTATAATTCTCGTCTTTGCTACATTAAATTTATATGTTATCATATGTTAGTAATCATTTAAGAATGTAGTAGTGAAGACTGGTTGTGCCACACAATTTGAAACAATGGATCCTTGTTGTGGAACCAATATCATAGTTTTGTGCTTATGGTTTGTCTCTCCTATTTGGGATTGGAAGAATTTTATCTTATCTAGTTCTAAACAAGGTAATTCAACTCTTCTCttattttaaacatgttcataccatttgtttttttcattttattatctATTGAAGTTGCACATGATAATTTTCAAATACTAGAACCTAAAGTTTTATCATTTTTTGCAATTCCATATATCTCCATCTTAGAATTCTTGTCTTTGGTGCATTAAATTTATATGTTGTTATATGTTAGTAATTGTTTTAGAATTTCATAGTGAAGACTGGCTGAGCTACACAATTTGAAACAATGGATCCTTTTTGTGGAACCGATATCATAGTTTTATACTGATGGTTTGCCTCTCCTATTTGCGATTGAAAGAATTTTATCTTATGTAGTTCTAAACATGGCAATTCAACTCTTCTCTTATTTTGAAGATGTTCATACCatctttgtttttttccttcaTTTTATTATCTATTAAAGTTGCACATGATAATTTTCAAATACTAGAACCTTTTTTGTTTTATCATTTCTGGCAACTCCATATATCTCCATCTTAGAATTCTCGTCTTTGCTACATTAAATTTATATGTCTTCATATGTTAGTAATCATTGTAGAACAAAATGAACATTAGTTGACTTTACCCTAGTTAAGGACAAGAGAGTGTATTAAAACTAGAAAGCTCCTAAGGATAGTCGCATCATTAGACATTCGGTGGTTCGCCCGAGTGTCGTCACAAGTGAATCGCCATTTCGGGGTgcgttaaattaaatttcaacccCACTTCAACATACTGAATTCATCTTCAAACTTTTAtaggctctctctctctcttttagtTGCTAATATTTTGGCACCTCCTGTAACAGAATCTTACAAGGTCGGGCAACTTCAAGAGGTATTAGAGAAAGCTTTGCAATCTTGATGTCTGTCTATCAAGTTAAAGATACATATCATACCCTGTTTTGCGCTTGAGTTTAGGTTTTGTCTCTAAAAAATGAATATTTCTTTGTCATCGTCGAGTATTACTTGTCTTAATGTAACATCAGTTTACCGGATCATTTTATGTTTGTATCTATTACAATTGTGTGTTCTATGTGACAATCATAAAGCAGTGAGCTATacgaaaaacactatatttggttTGTATGAGATATTTGTTCTGCAGGATATGGTGAATCTGTTCGATACAGACTCAAAAGATAGCGATATGTCAATTTGCTTTCGACAAGTTTGGTCTCCTAGCAAGGTATTTACTCATCCATAGACTCTAAATAGGTCGACATGGTATAGTCATTTCGAAAGGTGAAAAATGAATTTATCATCGTCTTATGCTTCTATGAGTTGTGTTTGGGCAAGTGCTTTATCAAGTTAGCCATGACTGCGAGATTAAGGACTCGATATTTGATACGATCTTACGAAGATAAGTTCTTCGATATTTGAGATGATGTTATAAACATAGGTTCTTCGAGTCGTGTgattttaaatagaaaattttagtttACCTCTAAATTTTATTCACTTTCTAGAAatattttgtttgaaattttaaaatatttgaaatgtgCTATTTcctgatttaaaaaattaatcgcATGCAAATTTTTAAAGTCAATAAATTTATGAAATTACAACGATCATAAAACTCTAGAGAGGCATTTTATTATCCCTAGGATTATACTATGATAGGATATTCATATTATTTTTTAGATATTTACAATTTAAATTTTCAGTAGAgtatatttataggaatttatttctttaaatggaTGGTGTAATTAAAGAATACTAGATTTTTGGACTAGTCGTCACGTGCGCTTTTCGATTTATCCTGGTGGACAGTAAAAAATTTTCATGGAACATGATCGGTCATCCTAGAAATAgtcaataaaattaattgagattattattttttttataaagacgTTCTACAGGACCAAAACATAATGAGCAATGATATTAGTAGAATTCGATTGTCAATGAAAATATCTTTTTATTTGGTAacttatttgattttttaatttatctatttaCATATAGTTGAGGTAACTTATTTGAGATATGAAGTGTTACTATATGAAGTTTTGGGGTCAAAACTCGATGCTTCCAAGCTGTCTTCCTTTGTACCTTAGTCATCTGTATTAATGGTTAGTAGTTATCCGTAATTTATCTCTTCTGTGTTGACTTATGAACAGATTGACAAGGACGTTATGGACAAACAAATCTTCTTTTACCCTATGTGAGGTCAATCGTGTGGTCAGCATGTGACCTTTGCATAATGGCAAGGTATTTTGATATGACTTCTAAGATTAATCACTTAGCAGGATGAATGGATGTCCATAAAATAGAAAGGCATTTTGAATCCTTTGgagtaaaataaattaaatttagcaaATATCCAACATGCTACAGAAAACTCTCTAATTCAGATTTCTATTTTAACAATAATTATTTGGAAAAATATAAATGACTTTTTATTTTCattataataatttgaaaaaaataacaaaagaatatcctattatattttttatcacaaatatattattattttagcATTGTTATAGTTAATACAAACTAAATCGGTTGCTATATTTTATAACAGTGATtgtgattaaattaattttttaaaatttaatttaaaataattgagggtccttttatatttatatatattttaaaaaaaaaacaaactgttcttttttactatatatttttttaaaaaaaatttttggtCCATGATTAGTTTTGAATCTTGGAATTTATTGTCGAATCTTTTAAATCTATTTtatcaagaaacaaaaacatttcttattttgtaggaATCATCTTCGTTGAGAAACCCGATTCCCGATTCAATTGGAGAATTTATACCGCTTTAAATCCTCGCATTCCAGGAATTCGTCCGGATTCGAAGAAATATTCAAGCTGGCTCTGCAATCGCTCCCGCTACATGCTCGCCAAAGGATCTTCCCCCTTTGGCTCTTTATTTACTGCCAAAATCTCCAGATTCGGCGGCGGAAGCGCGCGAAACGACCTCGTTATAGAATCTGAGCTGTTGCTGCGGGTGCATTTTGCTACTCCTGGTTCGTCGATTTATTTCCGGAGGATAAACTTGGTATCTTGACAGCTAATGCGCTCTCGATCGCCTCCTCCAACCCACTGGCGAAACTCTATCCTTCTATATCATCCCGCCCGATTCAGAGCGCAGTGGGAGGCTTCTGAATCTTCGCCTGGTAAGCCACCAATCGAGGCTTCCTTTATCTCTTTCTGATCTCTTTGTTATTCGATTTGTCGTCGAAGATCTGGAGTTTTTATTCCGCATTGCTTTTGAGATGTTCGGTAGTGTATACCCAAGAGGAAAGCTTCTACATTTAGGGATAGATTTGCAGTGAAAGTTCCCTATTTTTTATCAAGAACTTGTGTTGTTTATACAATCTTTAGCATGAACAGCTAACAATTCAACCTGCATGTCCTGCCCTTTCATCTTCTTGCAGTCCTTATTTATACAATCTTCTTGCAGTCCTTGAAAATTCCGCATTGCTTTTTGAGATATCCTGTAGTGTATACCTTAGAGGAAGGCTTCTGCATTTGGTGATAGATTTGCAgtgaaaatttcctattttttgaTATGTTGTTTATACCATCTTTACCCATGAACAGCTAACAATTCAACCTGCATGTCCTGCTCTATAGCAGCCCTTGATTAATGAATGAAAATGTTTGGGGTTTAGGATTTGGAGTTTAGGGTTTAGTGTGAGCAGTGAAATGAGTCCAAGTGAATCAATTGAGGAGAGCCAGGGAACTTTGCAAGAATGGCAAGCTTTAACTGTTTGATTAGACATGCTTTTTGAGCTCACAACCTTTTCCTGGCTCTTTTCAGGTCTGTGATGACCTGATTTGTTTGATGAGCATTGATAGAAACCTTGAACATATCTTCCTAATAAATTTCCCTGTTTTTATGAGCTTATGCACTATTCTCTTGATGTCATTTGCAATCTTCTTTATTTATACTTTCCTTCAATGATCAAAAGTAAGTGAGAATTGTTTGTGCCATCTATTTACTATCATTTTAACACTTCAGCTTGCATCTTGAGATTGCTGGAGATATGGATGGAACTGATGATAGGTACACAAAAGATGGGACGACTGATATCCATGGCAAGCCGGCTTTGAAAAAGAACACCGGCAACTGGAAAGCTTGCCCTTATATTCTTGGTACGCTCGAGGGACCTAATAGTTAGCTgcatatcatgtttttttttttctggttTTATGCATCCATTTAAATTGAACTTCTCTTCACAGTGAATGAATGCTGCGAAAGGTTAGCCTATTATGGGATGAGCACAAATTTAGTTAACTTTATGAAAGATCGTCTCAACCAAGGGAATGCTGAAGCTGCAAATAATATCACTAACTGGTCCGGCACATGCTATGCTACACCACTGCTTGGGGCTTTCCTGGCCGATGCCTATTTGGGAAGATATTGGACAATCTTTACTTTCATGATAGTTTACATCACCGTAAGATCCTTTTTGTCACCTGTCTCATTCATATTCTAATTATGTTTTTGGACTAATGTTGTTTGTGTTCACAGGGCATGACTCTTTTAACCATGACAGCATCTGTGGAAGGTCTCAAACCTACTTGCCATGACGGTGTTTGTCATCcaacaaattttcaaaaaggaatggTCTTTCTATCGCTTTACCTCATCGCTTTGGGCACCGGAGGAATCAAGCCTTGCGTTTCTTCTTTCGGGGCCGACCAATTTGATGAATCGGATGGAtcagaaaagaaaaacaagaccTCCTTCTTCAATTGGTTTTACTTCTCCATCAACGTTGGTGCTTTAATTGCTTCTTCTGTGCTAGTCTACATACAAAACAATGTAGGATGGGGTTGGGGCTTTGGCGTACCGACGGTGGCAATGGCGATCGCAGTTGTGACCTTCTTCTCAGGCACTCAATTGTACAGGCATCAGAAACCTGGAGGAAGCCCGATCACTCGGATTCTTCAGGTTGTTGTTGCATCCTTGAGAAAATCTGGATCAAAGGTAGCTGCTGACAAGTCTCTTCTATTCGAAGTCCCTGAAAAGGAATCTGTGATACAAGGTAGCCGTAAGCTTGAATCTACCGATGGATTTAAGTAAGTTCACACCAACTCTTTGTTAATGCTGTGAATAACTAAACAGACACGATAGTAATCAATCCCTGAACAGATTATGAACAAGTCTACTCATGAATTGGTTGCAAACTTTATTCAACGATAATTTTACTTTAGTTTCGTTTAGGTTCTTAGATAAGGCTGCAGTCCTCACTCAAGACGACAAGGACCGTTTCAGCTCCTGGAGACTCTGCACTGTCACCCAAGTCGAGGAGTTGAAGAGTATACTGAGGCTTCTTCCGATATGGGCAAGCGGCATAGTGTTCTCGGCGGTCTATAGCCAGATGGGAACTATGTTTGTACTCCAAGGCAACACTCTAGACCCCCACATCGGCCCCAACTTCAAGCTCCCTGCAGCGTCGCTCTCCATTTTTGATTGTATCAGCGTGATCATCTGGGTTCCCGTCTACGACCGCATCATCGTGCCAGTTGCTCGCGAGTTCACCGGCAACCAGCGGGGCTTCACTCACTTAACTCGGATGGGCATAGGGCTCCTCATCTCCGTCTTCTCCATGATCGCTGCAGGCATTCTCGAAGTTGTGAGACTCCGCGTTGTTGCAAGTCATGACATGTATGACTCTGATGGCTACATTCCGATATCGATATTCTGGCAGGTCCCTCAGTACTTCATCGTGGGCGCAGCTGAGGTTTTCAAATCGGTCGGACAACTGGAGTTCTTCTATGATCAGGCACCTGACGCCATGAGGAGCTTGTGCTCCGCGCTTGCGCTCACCACCGTGGCGCTCGGCAATTACTTGAGTACCGTGCTTGTCATATTAGTCACAAAAATCACGACCAAGGATGGGAAATTTGGATGGATTCCGGAGAATCTCAACAGAGGCCACCTCGATTACTTCTTCTGGCTGTTGGCAATCCTCTCCTTGGTGAATTTTGCGGTATACCTCCTTATCGCAAAGTGGTACACCTACAAGAAGACAACAGATGACGAGGTCGTGCTAGTTTGATTCAATTATAATAATGCCTAGGAACTTGAGCTGGAGTAAACGAGATCGAAGTGCGTGTTCATTTCTTTCCATGTTTTCTTATTCTGGAGACTACTTCTTTCTATTTTCTTAAGCTTGTGTAAATTTGTTCAAGTTGCTAGCTGAAGTTAGATAAGCAATTTCGGTACCTGAATCTTGTTGTTGCTGGATCATTGCGAGAATGAAAGATCTTGATCTTTTATTTTTGCAGTGGCATTTTGGGTGAAGATCTATTCGATATGTTGCATGCTCAAGAGTTCACTCGGTGGCTTCATTTGTCGAACTAGATATCTCCACGCCCTAATGCATGGTTAGGGCGGTAAACAAGCCAAGCCAAcacaaaagagataaattatagTAGTTACTagtctttagaatagtgactagcactatgtaatataattttgattacattactacgtttggtaatgtaatgtatgaaatctttgattacaaaggtgattatatttttttgtttgatGCCCATTCTTTTTATAAgcaatgtaattcgtattattataaattgATAAAATTATCCTACGACCTCTACCGACGACTGTTGCACTTCTACCGGagcttttattatttatttagcatattaaaaagagttttattaataaatatggttcgtgaacgttgttcacgaacgttgttcacgaacgttgttcacgaacgttaacgagttgaactcatatgtgttcaagcttgtttgtttagcttaacgaactattcaagcttgtttgtttaattaatcttatgtatattgaacgaacataaacaagctcccaaatttgttcacgaacgcttggttcatttacaaccctattaaTAATTTTGTTCTAGGGATGATTCCAAAAACTCAAGCATCGGGTTACTCTTGATCTACTCAGGACTTCCCCTATTTTGTTTAAGGTTGTCACCCACATGATTCAATCTTGGATCATAGCTATGACTCCTATAAaaggtatgatattgtccactttgagcctaagccctcctgattttgctcttgagctctattCAAAAGGTCTCTTGccaatgaaaatatttttttcttataaatttatgatctttcctatatatttttaatgtgaaaCTATATTTATAATCTTACAACCCCAATATTTATCTCGTGAGGTCAAGTGTTCACTTCCCAAACTAGTTGGACTGAAGAGCTGATAGACATGTTTGACTAGTTAAAGGAGTTTTAAAAAATGATAGGATGTTTCCATTATTTTgaaatgatattttattttaaaaaataaattacaagGGTTAAAAAAAGAATACTGAAAATTTTGGGGGAATTATAGGGGGTATTAGAAATTTGACAAATTTGAAAtgagattttgaaaataaaaataaaaataataactacAGGGTTGTTGGATTTGGGCCTTCTATTTAATTTAGAAGGGAGCAGATCGCCGCGCGTCGGCCGTCCGGTTGCTCGCGTTCTCCTCTTCGGCGACTGAGCTAAGGTTTTGGCGATCTTCGGCGTCTCCGTTCGCCGGATCGAACCCTAACTGTTACTCCAACGCCATGGCCGCCCCTGGCCACGAGTCGTCCGGGACCACGCTCATGGATCTCATCACCTCCGATCCGGCGACGGCGGCTCCCTCGGCCCCCATTCCCGCCCCTGCGGCTGCCCCCTCAACTCTCGGCAAGCCGGCCACCACGGATCGGAAGTCCAGGAGAGGCGCTCTGGCCCAGATCCAGACCGATACCATCGCCGCCGCCGCCAAGGCTCTCAACCCCGTCAAAGTCATACCGCAGCGGCAGAGGAAGAAGGTCCGACCCTTTCCCCTTGAATCTACCCACTTTCCTTACGTTTGCCTATTTTGGCAGTCGAATCTCGACCCTGCCTGGTCAATCGCGTTACGTCGTTTATCTTTCTCGATCTCTTCGTATAATGTCTGAAATTGCCTAATTCGGTGACGTACTCGAATTTGAGCAGTCAGTCTCATATGCACAGTTGGTGAGGAGTATTCATGAACTCGCTGCCACATCGGATCAGGTGTCTGTTAACTTTATTGCATTATGATCCTCCTTAAACTACTTGGGAAGTGGAGCAATGACTAATCATGCCTCCTTTCTTTTGTTGCAGAAAAGCTCCCAGAAGCAGCTCGTGCTTCATGTGTTCCCAAAACTTGCAGTCTATAACTCGGTGGATCCTTCCGTTGCTCCATCACTTCTTATGGTATTTCACTTTGCCTGCGAATTTTGTTGTAGAAGCAATAACTTTCTGCTAACTTTGAAGATATGATCACAAAGTTCACATTTCTTCTGTTTGGTTCTTTGTAACCTGCTAATATGCTCAAGTTAATTATGCAACACATGAAAACCAAGATCTGTGAAAATAAGGTTGTTATCATGGAAAATTTCGTTGCATTTTATATATTCTTCCAGTGATTGTAAGATACAAATACTTCTTATAGTGGTATTTTAGTTAATGCAAATTTTAGGAAGAATAGTTTCTGCAATAACGTCATAATTAGCTGGACATTTTCACCTGTTGTGGCTTGCAACATGGATTATATACACCAATAGCTTAATGTTGTTGGGACTAAGTTGGAGAGTCCTTAACAGCTGTATCATTATTGATTTTATTCAACATTTCAAAACTGAACCAGTTGTTAAGTTACTagctaaattttaattatttggcTTCTATTTAATCTCATAGAATCAGAACTGGTTGGTTCTTCTTGCTTTCTGCTGATTGTTGCATAAAGATCCAGGATTTTCACAAAAATGACATAACTCTGAGTTTTTAGAGAAACCACATTGGTTTTCTTTTAGTAGTTGGTTACAAAATACCCGCCAAAAATTCTGTTATATTCTTTGCAATCAAGTATCCTGAGTTTTTGTATCTATCTTATGGACCTTATTGTTAAGAATAACAGTTAAAATAAAGTGCATGAAAAGGACACTTAGGCCATGTTTCTTATGAGGTTCATAAACTAAGACAGATAGAGAAATAGGAAGGCTGGAAATAGGGAAGAAGTAAGTGATGGAGTAATTTCCTCATATAAAGGATTTTCTCTCCACGCCTTTTCCTTCTGCAATGTTTTTTGCACAGGGAACACATCGTTTCTGTTATATTGGCTTGCAAAATGAACAAGCTAACTGCAAAAAAAGGAGAGAAGGCTATCAAAATTTGGTGGAAAAGCAACGATATGAACACCTATCTACTTATAGCAAAGCTCTCATGTTTCATCTGTTCTTATGTTTCCTATATGAACATCAGAATTATTCATCGAATAGTACATGGGGTGCTAATAGATAGGTGCAACGTGAAAGTCTAATGACAATATCAAATTAACTAATGTTGTTTTATCTTTTTTCAGCTTCATCAACAGTGTGAAGATAGGAATGTGCTACGCTACGTGTACTATTATTTGGCCAGAATTTTGTCTGACAGTGGTGCACAAGGTTTAAGTCCAGGTGGAGGGATTCCGACCCCCAATTGGGATGCACTTGCTGATATTGATGCTGTTGGAGGGGTCACAAGAGCAGATGTGATACCTCGAATAGTCCATCAACTTACTGCTGAGGCCACAAGTGATGATGTTGAATGTAACTATTGTCTTAGTTTGTTTATCTGTTAGATTATGCCATTTTTCCATGTCATTGTTTAAGGCAATTATTTCTTGTATTTCCTTGGGTTCGTTTCTTGCCATTTTTTTATGATTATTTGTCATTGCCTACTTCACTCAAACAACTTCTTATTGATAAAATTTTTGCTTTAGAAAATGATTATCTTTGAATATTAGTGGTTATTTTATTTAGTCATGTAACATATTTAAACCACCAGCAGTACTGTTTACCTTAACACAGTGAATTCTCTCTTTCTCCTTTCTGATTCTgtaaatttttttacttgttcTAACATATTCTACTTGCTCCAAAAATTATTTGATATGAAAACATTTTCTTGTATGCAAAGTATGAAAATATAG is from Zingiber officinale cultivar Zhangliang chromosome 7B, Zo_v1.1, whole genome shotgun sequence and encodes:
- the LOC122007307 gene encoding protein NRT1/ PTR FAMILY 8.2-like, which codes for MDGTDDRYTKDGTTDIHGKPALKKNTGNWKACPYILVNECCERLAYYGMSTNLVNFMKDRLNQGNAEAANNITNWSGTCYATPLLGAFLADAYLGRYWTIFTFMIVYITGMTLLTMTASVEGLKPTCHDGVCHPTNFQKGMVFLSLYLIALGTGGIKPCVSSFGADQFDESDGSEKKNKTSFFNWFYFSINVGALIASSVLVYIQNNVGWGWGFGVPTVAMAIAVVTFFSGTQLYRHQKPGGSPITRILQVVVASLRKSGSKVAADKSLLFEVPEKESVIQGSRKLESTDGFKFLDKAAVLTQDDKDRFSSWRLCTVTQVEELKSILRLLPIWASGIVFSAVYSQMGTMFVLQGNTLDPHIGPNFKLPAASLSIFDCISVIIWVPVYDRIIVPVAREFTGNQRGFTHLTRMGIGLLISVFSMIAAGILEVVRLRVVASHDMYDSDGYIPISIFWQVPQYFIVGAAEVFKSVGQLEFFYDQAPDAMRSLCSALALTTVALGNYLSTVLVILVTKITTKDGKFGWIPENLNRGHLDYFFWLLAILSLVNFAVYLLIAKWYTYKKTTDDEVVLV